The following are encoded together in the Phaseolus vulgaris cultivar G19833 chromosome 9, P. vulgaris v2.0, whole genome shotgun sequence genome:
- the LOC137821933 gene encoding probable DNA N(6)-methyladenine demethylase ALKBH1B, whose translation MERSGSGRGGGRGRGRGRGGGRGRRSPSTPPVVVGKEQCGCVRGSEEKNRPQNSSPDSHSDSDSVGIGVAKLKICDDVDKPSPPPPAAAAVGEGVFDICPRKQPGTVVLKPSLLVKNRERRRSSNSSSLLLRPGMVLLRGYLSLSDQKKIVERCRELGVGVGGFYQPGYGEGVEMHLKMMCLGKNWDPHTSQYGEQRPFDGAKPPLIPPEFHTLVSNALRDSNALFPHDPLPSISPDICIVNFYSQTGRLGLHQDKDESKDSLRRGLPVVSFSIGYSAQFLYGDHRDPDKAQKLQLESGDVLIFGGPSRNVFHGVTAIDTTTAPNLLQHINLRPGRLNLTFRQY comes from the exons ATGGAACGTTCTGGTTCTGGTCGCGGTGGCGGTCGTGGCCGCGGTCGTGGTCGTGGTGGCGGTCGTGGCCGTCGCTCTCCATCCACTCCACCG GTTGTTGTTGGGAAAGAGCAATGTGGGTGCGTTAGAGGCAGCGAGGAGAAGAATCGACCGCAGAATTCATCTCCCGATTCTCATTCTGATTCCGACTCAGTTGGAATTGGAGTGGCAAAGTTAAAAATTTGCGATGACGTTGATAAgccatcaccaccaccaccagcAGCAGCAGCAGTAGGAGAAGGAGTGTTTGATATATGTCCCCGTAAACAACCTGGAACCGTGGTTCTGAAACCTTCTTTGCTTGTAAAGAACAGAGAAAGGAGAAGATCTAGTAATAGTAGTAGTTTGTTGTTGAGGCCTGGGATGGTCCTTCTGAGGGGTTACCTTTCACTGAGCGATCAGAAGAAGATAGTGGAAAGGTGCAGGGAGTTGGGGGTGGGAGTGGGAGGTTTCTACCAGCCTGGTTACGGGGAAGGGGTCGAAATGCATTTGAAGATGATGTGCCTCGGAAAGAACTGGGATCCTCACACCTCTCAATACGGAGAACAACGGCCATTCGACGGAGCCAAACCCCCCCTCATCCCTCCCGAGTTTCATACATTGGTCAGCAATGCACTTCGTGATTCCAACGCCCTCTTTCCTCATGATCCCCTTCCCTCCATCTCACCCGACATCTGCATTGTCAATTTTTACTCCCAAACTGGCCGTCTGGGTCTTCATCAAGACAAGGATGAAAGTAAAGACTCTCTTCGCCGAGGCTTGCCCGTTGTATCCTTCTCCATTGGATACTCTGCACAGTTCCTCTATGGAGATCACAGGGATCCCGACAAGGCACAGAAACTGCAACTCGAATCTGGGGATGTTTTGATCTTTGGTGGCCCCTCTAGAAATGTATTCCATGGGGTTACCGCTATTGATACAACCACTGCCCCCAACTTGCTCCAACACATTAATCTACGCCCTGGTCGCTTGAATCTCACTTTCAGACAGTACTAA
- the LOC137820877 gene encoding uncharacterized protein isoform X1, with product MAKGGEKCSEELYEVLGIEKECTPSELKNAYKKLALKWHPDRCSGSRVEEGKKKFQAIQHAYSVLSDVNTRLLYDVGVYDSDDDQTGMGDFLNEMATMMSQSKPSENGEESFEDFQQLFEEMFQANIGSIGSTSHTNGEGSRSNKRNSTEIHFGKTDNTSELNTSNQNFCSGVVLSCNFPLKMRIQSKEACVLTLREVEQVQDMKKGIPEGGGSMVSVISIMFCYEVKSQM from the exons AGGAGTTGTATGAGGTTCTGGGAATAGAGAAGGAGTGTACACCGTCTGAGCTCAAGAATGCGTATAAGAAACTTGCACTG AAATGGCACCCAGATCGTTGTTCAGGGAGCCGCGTGGAAGAAGGCAAGAAGAAGTTCCAGGCAATCCAGCACGCGTATTCTG TGTTATCTGACGTCAACACAAGGTTGTTGTACGACGTAGGTGTCTATGACAGCGATGACGACCAAACC GGCATGGGTGATTTCTTGAATGAAATGGCCACAATGATGAGTCAATCAAAACCCAGT GAAAATGGGGAGGAGAGTTTTGAGGACTTCCAACAGCTCTTTGAAGAAATGTTTCAAGCAAATATTGGGTCAATCGGAAGCACCTCTCATACTAATGGTGAAGGTTCAAGATCAAATAAACGTAATTCCACTGAAATTCATTTTGGAAAGACGGACAATACATCCGAACTCAATACCAGCAACCAGAACTTCTGTTCAGGG GTTGTCTTGTCATGTAATTTTCCCTTAAAAATGAGGATACAAAGCAAGGAAGCATGTGTTTTGACTTTGAG GGAGGTGGAGCAGGTCCAAGATATGAAGAAGGGAATTCCAGAAGGAGGAGGTAGCATGGTTTCTGTGATCAGCATCATGTTTTGCTATGAAGTCAAGTCTCAGATGTAG
- the LOC137821932 gene encoding uncharacterized protein — protein sequence MASLVPGVLLKLLQSMNSNVKVRGEYRSVLLQVISIVPALSGSELWPNQGFFIKVSDSSHSTYVSLSKEDNDLILNNKLQLGQFFYVDRMEAGTPVPILVGVRPIPGRHPFEGNPKDLMQMLEQSENSHNDGVNGSKSTDLTEAKENPSSRQKIVIKEEKLGVASRYMQGVLNPNSKANVPEANVGSKNDLEIGVDGKKVGSAKGRQLEIKGQVLPMTQTATRLEALSPKQDVTQSNIREVVTAPSMRTSAKHSSSTKQENLNMNLLSRAKDKSKSTETIPWSSLPAKLLRPGKVILRRKHLASQVVVQAQKEASAATTTVKCLSMFANICSSASSENPHATLNKFFALQQLMDQPNGAAQLNDKSLQLYRISTPLEKHKSVSTAGLMPAKNTAKSPKPLTELSGTDKQEWAKGGGMKEINELGELLLNETRSWFLIYLEKTLDAGFSVGSSEKGKDSKDIAGRQIEQANNIALTLSHLKHANEWLDKQRSSSNTESEGLVETVDRLKQKVYSCLLVHIDSAALALGNRA from the exons ATGGCATCCCTGGTGCCTGGAGTTCTGCTGAAGCTTCTCCAGAGTATGAACTCTAATGTAAAAGTTCGCGGGGAATATCGCTCTGTCCTTCTGCAGGTCATCAGCATCGTGCCCGCACTATCTGGCTCTGAATTATGGCCTAACCAGGGTTTCTTCATAAAAGTCTCCGACTCTTCTCACTCAACCTATGTCTCACTCTCAAAGGAAGACAATGACCTCATATTGAATAATAAGCTTCAGCTTGGGCAATTCTTTTATGTGGATAGAATGGAGGCAGGCACACCGGTCCCTATTCTTGTTGGGGTTAGACCAATCCCCGGACGCCACCCTTTTGAAGGGAATCCTAAGGACTTAATGCAGATGTTAGAGCAATCAGAGAATTCTCATAATGATGGAGTCAATGGTTCCAAATCCACGGATTTAACAGAAGCCAAAGAGAATCCAAGTTCAAGGCAGAAGATTGTGATTAAAGAGGAAAAACTAGGCGTTGCATCCAGGTACATGCAGGGTGTTCTAAATCCCAACTCAAAGGCCAACGTGCCAGAGGCTAATGTAGGAAGCAAAAATGATCTAGAAATTGGCGTCGATGGTAAAAAGGTGGGATCTGCCAAAGGAAGGCAACTAGAGATCAAAGGTCAG GTGCTTCCCATGACTCAAACTGCCACTCGACTTGAAGCACTTTCACCAAAGCAAGATGTCACCCAATCTAACATCCGGGAAGTTGTCACAGCACCTTCTATGCGCACTTCTGCAAAACACAGTAGTTCTACTAAACAGGAAAATTTGAACATGAATTTGTTGTCTCGCGCTAAAGATAAAAGCAAGAGCACTGAGACAATTCCATGGTCTTCTTTGCCAGCCAAGCTTCTCAGGCCCGGAAAG GTTATTCTTAGAAGAAAACATCTAGCCTCTCAGGTTGTAGTACAAGCCCAAAAAGAAGCATCTGCAGCAACAACCACAGTTAAATGCCTGAG TATGTTCGCCAACATCTGCTCTTCTGCATCTTCAGAGAACCCTCATGCCACACTAAACAAATTTTTTGCTCTCCAACAGCTCATGGACCAGCCAAATGGTGCAGCTCAGTTGAATGATAAATCACTTCAACTATACAGAATTTCAACTCCCTTAGAAAAGCATAAATCTGTCTCGACAGCAGGATTGATGCCTGCTAAAAACACGGCAAAGTCTCCAAAACCTTTAACCGAACTATCAGGGACTGACAAACAAGAATGGGCCAAAGGGGGTGGTATGAAAGAGATCAACGAGCTGGGAGAGTTACTTTTAAATGAAACAAGATCATGGTTTCTGATATATCTGGAAAAGACATTAGATGCTGGGTTTTCCGTTGGCTCCAGTGAGAAGGGCAAGGATAGTAAGGATATTGCAGGGAGACAAATAGAGCAAGCCAACAATATAGCTCTAACATTGTCACACCTTAAGCATGCAAACGAGTGGCTGGACAAACAGAGGAGCAGTTCCAACACTGAAAGTGAAGGGCTCGTGGAGACTGTTGACAGATTAAAGCAAAAAGTTTATTCTTGTCTGCTTGTACATATTGATTCCGCTGCATTAGCATTGGGGAACCGAGCCTGA
- the LOC137820877 gene encoding uncharacterized protein isoform X2, which produces MAKGGEKCSEELYEVLGIEKECTPSELKNAYKKLALKWHPDRCSGSRVEEGKKKFQAIQHAYSVLSDVNTRLLYDVGVYDSDDDQTGMGDFLNEMATMMSQSKPSENGEESFEDFQQLFEEMFQANIGSIGSTSHTNGEGSRSNKRNSTEIHFGKTDNTSELNTSNQNFCSGGGGAGPRYEEGNSRRRR; this is translated from the exons AGGAGTTGTATGAGGTTCTGGGAATAGAGAAGGAGTGTACACCGTCTGAGCTCAAGAATGCGTATAAGAAACTTGCACTG AAATGGCACCCAGATCGTTGTTCAGGGAGCCGCGTGGAAGAAGGCAAGAAGAAGTTCCAGGCAATCCAGCACGCGTATTCTG TGTTATCTGACGTCAACACAAGGTTGTTGTACGACGTAGGTGTCTATGACAGCGATGACGACCAAACC GGCATGGGTGATTTCTTGAATGAAATGGCCACAATGATGAGTCAATCAAAACCCAGT GAAAATGGGGAGGAGAGTTTTGAGGACTTCCAACAGCTCTTTGAAGAAATGTTTCAAGCAAATATTGGGTCAATCGGAAGCACCTCTCATACTAATGGTGAAGGTTCAAGATCAAATAAACGTAATTCCACTGAAATTCATTTTGGAAAGACGGACAATACATCCGAACTCAATACCAGCAACCAGAACTTCTGTTCAGGG GGAGGTGGAGCAGGTCCAAGATATGAAGAAGGGAATTCCAGAAGGAGGAGGTAG